One Streptococcus sp. DTU_2020_1001019_1_SI_AUS_MUR_006 DNA window includes the following coding sequences:
- a CDS encoding nucleoside phosphorylase, protein MIQKHAIPILEFDDNPQAVIMPNHEGLDLQLPKKCIYAFLEEEIDRYAQEAGAECVGEFVSATKTYPVYVMSYKGEEVCLAQAPVGSAPAAQFMDWLIGYGVEKIISTGTCGVLTSIEENAFLVPVRALRDEGASYHYAPPSRYMDVHVEAISAIEQVLEQLGIPYEEVMTWSTDGFYRETAEKVAYRKEEGCAVVEMECAALAAVARLRGVVWGQLLFTADSLADLENYDSRDWGAEAFDKALGICLEIVSHM, encoded by the coding sequence ATGATTCAGAAACACGCTATTCCTATTTTAGAGTTTGATGACAATCCTCAAGCAGTTATCATGCCCAACCATGAAGGCTTAGATTTACAGTTGCCAAAGAAGTGCATCTATGCGTTTTTGGAGGAGGAGATTGACCGCTATGCTCAGGAAGCGGGAGCAGAGTGCGTTGGGGAGTTTGTGTCTGCCACTAAAACCTATCCTGTTTATGTCATGAGTTACAAGGGTGAGGAAGTGTGTCTGGCTCAGGCTCCTGTTGGTTCTGCCCCTGCAGCCCAGTTTATGGATTGGTTGATTGGTTACGGTGTGGAGAAAATCATTTCCACTGGTACTTGTGGAGTACTAACTAGTATAGAAGAAAATGCCTTTCTGGTTCCGGTTCGTGCCCTGCGTGATGAAGGAGCTAGTTACCATTATGCACCCCCTTCTCGTTATATGGATGTACATGTAGAAGCGATTTCTGCTATCGAGCAAGTCTTGGAACAACTAGGCATTCCTTATGAAGAGGTTATGACTTGGTCGACAGACGGTTTTTACCGAGAAACAGCTGAAAAAGTTGCCTATCGTAAGGAAGAGGGATGTGCAGTTGTGGAGATGGAGTGTGCAGCTCTTGCAGCAGTTGCCCGGCTTCGTGGAGTCGTGTGGGGACAACTTCTATTCACAGCAGACTCTCTAGCAGATTTAGAAAATTATGATAGTCGCGATTGGGGTGCAGAAGCTTTTGATAAGGCGCTAGGTATCTGTCTTGAGATCGTTAGTCATATGTGA
- a CDS encoding TrkH family potassium uptake protein, whose amino-acid sequence MLFKLIVEKINTVLGRLSPARRIFLSFALVIFAGSLLLSLPFVQATSSQATYFDHLFTAVSMVCVTGLFTLPVASTYNVWGQLICMFLIQIGGLGLMTFIGIFYIQGKQKLSLRGRETILESFSFEETQSLRDFLRSIFVTTFLVEGFGAFLLSFRFVPEFGWGRGLFTSIFVAISAFCNAGFDNFGSTSLVAFQTDPLINLVIAGLIITGGLGFMVWFDLATQLGKKKKRRLRFHTKLVLFLTAGILFAGTVSTLLIEWNNSGTIGNLSFPDKLLVSFFQTVSMRTAGFASIDFTQARPVTLMIYILQMFLGGAPGGTAGGLKITTFFVLLVFARSELLGLPHANVARRTIEPRTVQKSFSVFIVFLLTFLVGLILLGITVEGNPKFIYLMFETISALATVGVTANLTPELGKLALSVIMLLMFIGRIGPLTLLVSLAEYRPDKKDMIHYMKADITIG is encoded by the coding sequence ATGTTATTCAAATTAATTGTTGAAAAAATAAATACCGTTCTAGGGCGTTTATCACCTGCTCGTCGAATTTTTTTAAGTTTTGCTTTGGTTATTTTCGCAGGCTCTCTCCTTTTGAGTCTGCCATTTGTGCAAGCAACAAGCTCCCAAGCGACCTATTTCGACCATCTCTTTACAGCAGTATCCATGGTCTGTGTGACAGGACTTTTTACCTTACCTGTCGCTTCGACCTACAATGTCTGGGGGCAGCTGATCTGTATGTTCTTGATTCAGATTGGTGGTTTGGGTCTCATGACCTTTATCGGAATTTTCTATATCCAGGGCAAGCAAAAACTCAGTCTTCGAGGTCGAGAAACGATTCTGGAGAGCTTTAGCTTCGAAGAAACCCAGTCTCTGAGGGATTTTCTACGTTCCATCTTCGTGACGACTTTTCTAGTAGAAGGCTTCGGAGCCTTTCTGCTAAGTTTTCGTTTTGTCCCCGAGTTTGGTTGGGGACGGGGACTTTTTACTTCCATTTTCGTAGCTATTTCAGCTTTCTGTAATGCTGGTTTTGATAATTTTGGAAGTACAAGTTTAGTAGCTTTTCAAACTGATCCTTTGATTAATTTAGTGATTGCAGGATTGATTATTACGGGTGGTCTAGGTTTCATGGTTTGGTTCGACTTGGCTACCCAATTAGGAAAGAAGAAAAAGCGTCGTCTTCGTTTCCATACTAAGCTAGTCCTCTTCTTAACAGCGGGGATTTTATTTGCTGGAACAGTTTCAACCCTCTTGATAGAGTGGAACAATTCGGGAACGATTGGCAATCTCAGCTTCCCTGATAAATTGCTGGTTAGTTTCTTCCAAACTGTCAGCATGAGAACAGCCGGTTTTGCTTCTATTGATTTTACTCAGGCTAGACCTGTTACCTTGATGATCTATATTTTGCAGATGTTTCTGGGTGGGGCACCTGGCGGTACAGCAGGGGGACTAAAAATCACAACCTTCTTTGTCTTGTTGGTATTCGCACGCAGTGAACTTCTAGGGTTACCTCATGCAAATGTGGCTCGGAGAACTATTGAACCTCGGACAGTTCAAAAATCATTCAGTGTGTTTATTGTTTTCTTATTGACTTTTCTGGTTGGCTTGATTTTACTAGGAATAACAGTAGAAGGGAATCCGAAATTTATCTACCTGATGTTTGAAACTATTTCAGCGCTTGCCACGGTTGGAGTAACAGCTAATTTGACACCAGAGTTAGGTAAGCTAGCGCTTAGCGTCATCATGCTATTGATGTTTATTGGGCGAATCGGACCTCTGACGCTATTAGTTAGTTTGGCTGAGTATCGACCAGATAAGAAAGATATGATCCACTATATGAAAGCGGATATTACCATAGGATAA
- a CDS encoding HAMP domain-containing sensor histidine kinase, giving the protein MKLKSYILVGYIISTLLTIIVVFWAVQRMLIDEREIYFLVGMTLVASFVGAGISLFLLSPVFTSLGKLKEHAKRVADKDFSSNLEVQGPVEFQQLGQAFNEMSHDLQATFDSLKESEREKGLMIAQLSHDIKTPITSIQATVEGILDGVIKEGEQAHYLATVGRQTERLNKLVEELNFLTLNTARNQVETISKDSIFLDQLLIECMSEFQFLIEQEERDVHLQVIPESARIEGDYAKLSRILVNLVNNAFKYSAPGTKLEVVAKLEDSQLSISVTDEGQGIAPEDLKNIFKRLYRVETSRNMKTGGHGLGLAIARELAHQLGGEITVTSQYGLGSTFTLLLNLSASENKA; this is encoded by the coding sequence ATGAAATTAAAAAGTTATATTCTAGTGGGTTATATCATTTCAACACTCCTAACGATTATCGTAGTTTTTTGGGCAGTCCAGCGAATGCTAATTGACGAAAGAGAAATTTATTTCCTAGTGGGGATGACTCTCGTGGCTAGTTTTGTCGGTGCTGGGATTAGTCTCTTTCTCCTATCACCAGTCTTTACTTCATTGGGCAAACTCAAGGAACATGCCAAGCGAGTAGCGGACAAGGACTTTTCTTCAAATCTGGAGGTTCAAGGGCCTGTGGAATTTCAGCAATTAGGCCAAGCCTTCAATGAAATGTCCCATGATTTGCAGGCGACCTTTGATTCCTTGAAAGAAAGCGAACGAGAAAAGGGCTTGATGATTGCCCAGCTATCGCATGATATCAAGACTCCAATCACTTCAATCCAAGCGACGGTAGAAGGGATTTTGGATGGGGTTATCAAGGAAGGAGAACAAGCACATTATCTAGCAACTGTTGGGCGCCAGACGGAAAGACTCAATAAACTGGTTGAGGAGTTGAATTTTTTGACTCTAAATACAGCTAGAAATCAGGTCGAAACAATCAGCAAGGACAGCATTTTTCTGGACCAACTCTTGATTGAGTGCATGAGTGAATTTCAGTTCTTGATTGAGCAGGAGGAGCGAGATGTCCATTTGCAGGTAATCCCCGAGTCTGCCCGAATTGAGGGAGATTATGCCAAACTTTCTCGTATCTTGGTGAATCTGGTCAATAACGCTTTTAAATACTCTGCTCCAGGAACCAAGCTGGAAGTGGTAGCTAAACTGGAGGATAGCCAGCTTTCAATCAGTGTGACCGATGAGGGACAGGGCATTGCCCCAGAGGATTTAAAAAATATTTTCAAACGCCTTTATCGTGTAGAAACTTCTCGTAACATGAAAACAGGTGGTCATGGCTTAGGTCTTGCGATTGCGCGCGAATTGGCCCATCAATTAGGTGGAGAAATCACAGTTACCAGCCAGTACGGCCTAGGAAGTACCTTTACTCTCCTTCTCAACCTTTCTGCTAGTGAAAATAAAGCTTAA
- a CDS encoding potassium channel family protein: MSDRTIGILGLGIFGSSVLAALAKHDINIIAIDNHEERINQFEPVLVRGVVGDITDEELLLSAGIDTCDTVVVATGENLESSVLAVMHCKSLGVPTVIAKVKSHTAKKVLEKIGADSVISPEFEMGRSLAQTILFNNSVDVFQLDKNVSIVEMKIPQSWAGQSLSQLDLRGRYNLNILGFRDYENAPLDVQFGPNDLLKSDTYIMAVINNQYLDTLASLSE; the protein is encoded by the coding sequence ATGTCAGATCGGACAATCGGAATTTTAGGCTTGGGTATTTTTGGGAGTAGTGTTCTGGCTGCTCTCGCCAAGCATGATATAAATATTATCGCTATTGACAACCATGAGGAACGAATCAATCAATTTGAACCAGTCTTGGTGCGTGGTGTTGTTGGAGATATCACCGATGAAGAGCTCTTGCTATCAGCTGGAATTGATACCTGCGATACCGTAGTCGTCGCAACTGGTGAAAATCTAGAGTCTAGTGTTCTTGCAGTCATGCATTGCAAGAGTCTGGGTGTACCGACTGTTATTGCTAAGGTTAAAAGCCATACAGCAAAAAAAGTCCTTGAAAAAATCGGTGCAGATTCAGTCATTTCACCAGAGTTTGAGATGGGGCGTTCGTTGGCACAGACGATTCTCTTTAATAACAGTGTGGATGTCTTTCAGTTGGACAAGAATGTCTCGATTGTCGAGATGAAAATTCCACAGTCCTGGGCAGGGCAGAGTCTTAGTCAACTAGACCTTCGAGGACGGTACAATCTCAATATCCTCGGTTTTCGTGACTACGAAAATGCTCCCTTAGATGTACAGTTTGGACCAAATGATTTATTAAAATCGGATACCTATATCATGGCGGTGATTAATAACCAATATTTGGATACCCTAGCAAGCCTTAGTGAGTAA
- the rpsD gene encoding 30S ribosomal protein S4 has translation MSRYTGPSWKQARRLGLSLTGTGKELARRNYVPGQHGPNNRSKLSEYGLQLAEKQKLRFTYGVGEKQFRNLFVQATKIKGGILGFNFMLLLERRLDNVVYRLGLATTRRQARQFVNHGHILVDGKRVDIPSYRVTPGQVISVREKSLKVPAILEAVEATLGRPAFVSFDAEKLEGSLTRLPERDEINPEINEALVVEFYNKML, from the coding sequence ATGTCACGTTATACAGGACCATCTTGGAAACAAGCTCGTCGCCTTGGCCTTTCACTTACAGGTACAGGTAAAGAATTGGCACGTCGTAACTACGTACCAGGACAACACGGACCAAACAACCGTTCTAAATTGTCAGAATACGGTTTGCAATTGGCTGAAAAACAAAAACTTCGCTTCACTTACGGTGTAGGTGAAAAACAATTCCGTAACTTGTTCGTACAAGCTACAAAAATCAAAGGCGGAATCCTAGGTTTCAACTTCATGCTTCTTTTGGAACGCCGTTTGGATAACGTTGTTTACCGTCTTGGTCTTGCGACTACTCGTCGTCAAGCTCGTCAATTCGTAAACCACGGTCATATCCTTGTTGACGGAAAACGCGTTGATATCCCATCATACCGCGTAACTCCAGGTCAAGTGATCTCAGTTCGTGAAAAATCATTGAAAGTTCCAGCAATCCTTGAAGCAGTAGAAGCTACTCTTGGACGTCCAGCATTCGTATCATTCGACGCTGAAAAATTGGAAGGTTCATTGACTCGTTTGCCAGAACGTGATGAAATCAACCCAGAAATCAACGAAGCCCTTGTCGTTGAATTCTACAACAAGATGCTTTAA
- a CDS encoding response regulator transcription factor codes for MGKTILLVDDEVEITDIHQRYLVQAGYQVLVAHDGVEALEIFKRKPIDLIITDIMMPRMDGYDLISEVQYQSPDQPFLFITAKTSEQDKIYGLSLGADDFIAKPFSPRELVLRVHNILRRLHRGGETEVISLGDLRMNHGSHEVYIGGVSLDLTVKSFELLWILASNPKRVFSKTDLYEKVWQEDYVDDTNTLNVHIHALRQELAKHASAETPTIKTVWGLGYKIEKARGSQ; via the coding sequence ATGGGAAAGACCATTTTACTCGTTGACGACGAGGTAGAAATCACAGATATTCATCAACGCTATCTGGTTCAGGCAGGGTATCAGGTTTTGGTGGCTCATGATGGAGTAGAGGCCTTGGAAATCTTCAAGCGAAAACCGATTGATTTGATTATTACAGATATCATGATGCCTCGGATGGATGGTTATGATTTGATTAGTGAGGTTCAGTATCAATCTCCAGATCAGCCTTTTCTCTTTATCACGGCTAAGACCAGTGAGCAGGACAAGATTTACGGTTTGAGCTTGGGGGCAGATGACTTTATTGCCAAGCCATTTAGCCCTCGTGAGCTGGTTTTACGTGTCCACAATATCTTGCGTCGCCTTCATCGTGGAGGTGAGACAGAGGTCATCAGTCTCGGGGATTTACGGATGAATCACGGTAGTCATGAGGTCTATATCGGAGGTGTATCGCTTGATTTAACAGTCAAATCCTTCGAACTTTTATGGATTTTAGCAAGCAATCCAAAGCGGGTTTTCTCTAAGACAGATCTCTATGAAAAGGTCTGGCAAGAAGACTATGTGGATGATACCAATACCCTGAATGTTCATATTCATGCTCTTCGACAGGAGTTGGCTAAACATGCCAGTGCAGAAACGCCTACCATCAAAACGGTTTGGGGCTTGGGCTACAAAATTGAGAAAGCACGAGGTAGTCAATGA
- a CDS encoding SSURE domain-containing protein yields MKFNPNQRYTRWSIRRLSVGVASVVVASGFFVLVGQPSSARADVVNPTPAQVVPDATSVSEKSDLPAEVLKKAVDVDLSSEQSAPTPKASVDTTSSPEKADVTAKDQVVAPKEEVQARPESKKQTEDAVKPAASEAQSATTPAEVQKGVADNTKDTVDVPATYLDKANFPGPFTAGVNQVIPYEFFAGDGMLTRLILKASDKAPWSDNGSAKNPALPPVEKLGKGLYFYEVDLAGTQGKSDKELLDLLKQNGTKSYKATIKVYGAKDGKADLSNLVATKELTVNLNGLTTPAEVQKGVADNTKDTVDVPATYLDKANFPGPFTAGVNQVIPYEFFAGDGMLTRLILKASDKAPWSDNGSAKNPALPPVEKLGKGLYFYEVDLAGTQGKSDKDLLDLLKQNGTHSYKATIKVYGAKDGKADLSNLVATKDLTVNLNGHQSLVPMQSGSVPSSNGSAMTAPMMNSHQDASNMKSHMPAASQDKMMPNKEQDKTMNTRQPMATPSMKQDQVSAATSKMPDEGKMASNNKMSSPMMADQMKGKKDMLPYTGEDQTSMAPIGFLGLALAGLLGGLSLKAKKEEND; encoded by the coding sequence ATGAAATTCAATCCAAATCAGAGATATACTCGTTGGTCTATTCGCCGCCTCAGTGTAGGTGTTGCTTCAGTTGTTGTGGCTAGTGGCTTCTTTGTCCTAGTCGGTCAACCAAGTTCTGCACGTGCTGATGTCGTCAATCCGACTCCTGCCCAAGTCGTGCCAGACGCTACTTCGGTGAGTGAAAAGAGCGACTTACCAGCAGAGGTTCTCAAAAAAGCAGTCGATGTAGATCTTTCTTCAGAACAGTCTGCTCCAACACCTAAAGCAAGTGTGGATACGACAAGCTCTCCAGAAAAAGCGGATGTGACTGCTAAAGACCAAGTGGTAGCACCCAAAGAAGAAGTGCAAGCCCGACCAGAATCTAAGAAACAAACAGAAGATGCGGTTAAACCTGCGGCAAGTGAAGCTCAATCAGCAACCACTCCAGCTGAAGTCCAAAAAGGCGTGGCTGACAATACTAAAGACACAGTAGATGTTCCAGCTACTTACTTGGATAAAGCCAACTTCCCAGGTCCATTCACAGCCGGTGTTAACCAAGTTATCCCATATGAATTCTTCGCTGGTGACGGTATGTTGACTCGCCTTATCTTGAAAGCCTCAGACAAGGCCCCATGGTCAGACAACGGTTCAGCTAAAAATCCAGCTCTCCCACCAGTAGAGAAATTGGGCAAAGGTCTTTACTTCTACGAAGTGGACTTGGCAGGTACTCAAGGTAAATCAGATAAAGAGCTGCTTGACCTTTTGAAACAAAATGGTACGAAAAGCTACAAGGCAACCATCAAGGTGTACGGTGCCAAAGATGGCAAAGCTGATTTGAGCAACCTCGTAGCAACTAAAGAATTGACAGTGAACTTGAATGGCTTGACTACTCCAGCTGAAGTGCAAAAGGGCGTGGCTGACAATACCAAAGACACAGTAGATGTTCCAGCTACATACTTGGACAAAGCTAATTTCCCAGGTCCATTCACAGCCGGTGTTAACCAAGTCATTCCATATGAATTCTTCGCCGGTGACGGTATGTTGACACGCCTTATCTTGAAAGCCTCAGACAAGGCTCCATGGTCAGACAATGGTTCGGCTAAAAATCCTGCTCTCCCACCAGTAGAGAAATTGGGCAAAGGTCTTTACTTCTATGAAGTAGATTTGGCAGGAACTCAAGGTAAATCTGATAAAGACTTACTTGATCTCTTGAAACAAAATGGAACTCACAGCTACAAGGCAACTATCAAGGTTTATGGTGCGAAGGACGGCAAGGCAGACTTGAGCAACCTCGTAGCTACAAAAGATTTGACAGTGAACTTGAATGGACATCAGTCTCTTGTTCCGATGCAGTCAGGTTCCGTCCCATCTTCTAATGGTTCAGCTATGACGGCTCCAATGATGAATAGTCATCAAGATGCGTCCAATATGAAATCTCACATGCCAGCTGCTAGTCAGGATAAGATGATGCCTAACAAAGAGCAGGACAAAACCATGAATACCAGACAACCTATGGCAACACCAAGTATGAAACAAGATCAAGTTTCAGCAGCCACAAGCAAAATGCCTGATGAAGGCAAGATGGCATCTAATAACAAGATGTCAAGTCCGATGATGGCTGATCAAATGAAAGGCAAAAAAGACATGCTTCCATATACTGGAGAAGACCAAACATCAATGGCTCCTATTGGCTTCCTTGGACTCGCCTTGGCTGGACTACTAGGTGGCCTCAGTTTGAAAGCTAAAAAAGAGGAAAATGACTAG